In one window of Candidatus Sulfuricurvum sp. RIFRC-1 DNA:
- a CDS encoding pyridoxal phosphate-dependent aminotransferase family protein translates to MNNPYKSELNALKRSGRYRERHVRDASLIDAASNDYLGLAHKKELHRKACETLSRHSDHAPKASMLVNGYHPIHAEFESALCEANGFESGIVMGSGFNANVGLIEALVRKGDVLLMDEEYHASGVAGARMCEGEVIFFSHNDVAAFESELLHARGKRIIVAVEGIYSMGGDCVPREIIELSIAHDAILILDEAHSSGVIGEHLMGILDYYTIAPTPLMIKMGTLGKAYGSFGAYVLSSRHISDYLINRAKNVIYATAPSLYDTALAYHALQFIQTHTEELRDQISTRQRIVKAILGLECAGLIVPIVIGDNREVMRLQAQLKNEMGTHVGAIRQPTVKKAILRLIARLEMDEAHLAQVCERLTQIWVK, encoded by the coding sequence ATGAATAATCCCTACAAAAGCGAGCTTAATGCTCTGAAACGTTCCGGCCGTTACCGTGAACGTCATGTTCGTGATGCTTCACTCATCGATGCCGCATCGAACGATTATCTAGGGTTGGCGCATAAGAAAGAACTCCATAGAAAGGCGTGTGAAACTCTATCCCGCCACAGTGACCATGCGCCCAAAGCTTCGATGCTCGTAAACGGCTATCATCCTATTCATGCGGAATTTGAGTCAGCATTATGCGAAGCGAACGGTTTTGAATCGGGGATCGTTATGGGGAGCGGATTTAACGCCAATGTCGGATTGATCGAAGCGCTTGTCCGCAAAGGGGATGTACTGCTTATGGATGAGGAGTATCATGCCAGCGGTGTTGCGGGTGCGCGTATGTGTGAGGGTGAGGTGATCTTTTTCTCCCATAACGATGTAGCCGCGTTTGAATCAGAGCTTTTGCATGCACGGGGGAAACGGATTATTGTCGCGGTTGAGGGGATTTATTCGATGGGGGGTGACTGTGTGCCCCGAGAGATTATCGAACTCTCAATAGCACATGACGCCATTTTGATTTTGGATGAAGCGCACAGCAGCGGGGTAATCGGGGAACATCTGATGGGGATACTCGATTATTATACAATTGCACCGACACCATTGATGATTAAGATGGGGACACTGGGCAAAGCGTACGGAAGTTTCGGTGCTTATGTCCTCTCCTCACGTCATATCAGCGACTATCTCATTAACCGTGCCAAAAACGTGATTTATGCGACGGCTCCCTCGCTTTATGATACGGCGCTCGCCTATCATGCCCTGCAATTTATACAAACTCATACAGAAGAGCTGCGCGATCAAATAAGTACCCGTCAAAGGATTGTTAAAGCGATACTGGGACTTGAATGTGCTGGGTTGATTGTTCCGATTGTCATCGGGGATAATCGTGAAGTGATGCGGTTACAGGCGCAGCTCAAAAATGAGATGGGGACACACGTCGGGGCGATTCGGCAGCCAACGGTGAAAAAAGCGATCCTCCGCCTCATCGCACGCCTTGAAATGGATGAAGCGCATTTGGCTCAGGTGTGTGAGCGATTAACGCAGATTTGGGTAAAATAG